The following are encoded in a window of Miltoncostaea marina genomic DNA:
- the flgB gene encoding flagellar basal body rod protein FlgB: MFFGDLTTEVLTAAARGYDARHTALASNIANAETPGYKRIEVQFESALAKAVEDDRSRMGRGPATSLPSPFAQGDAVESSRPAVSSSGTTMRVDGSNVDPDAEMAELAANQLAHQTVVAMLDKRFTQFRMAVTGR, from the coding sequence ATGTTCTTCGGCGACCTCACGACAGAGGTGCTCACCGCCGCCGCGCGCGGCTACGATGCCCGGCACACGGCGCTCGCGAGCAACATCGCGAACGCCGAGACCCCGGGCTACAAGCGCATCGAGGTGCAGTTCGAGTCGGCGCTCGCGAAGGCGGTCGAGGACGACCGCTCGCGCATGGGCCGCGGCCCGGCGACCTCGCTGCCCTCGCCCTTCGCGCAGGGCGACGCGGTGGAGTCCTCGCGACCGGCCGTCTCGTCGTCCGGCACCACGATGCGGGTGGACGGCTCGAACGTCGACCCCGACGCCGAGATGGCCGAGCTCGCCGCCAACCAGCTCGCCCACCAGACGGTCGTGGCGATGCTGGACAAGCGCTTCACCCAGTTCCGCATGGCCGTGACCGGCCGGTAG
- a CDS encoding HDOD domain-containing protein produces the protein MSTITRLTVEEVAAAVAGLPPMPSSVAEVVAACDDPAMTVGALTQAVLRDQGLTAAILKLANSSFYGHRRRVTTASEAVVLLGFSAVKSLAVSSHGSRVMSAPLPAYGLSRGELWRHSLAVAFAARRLAVEVQLAPVEQAFVAGLLHDIGKTVLAGHMEHAFEEVSRTAEEHGLPVHEVERRLLGFDHAELGARIGASWGFPPELEEAIRHHHSPGLARLEPRLSHCVHVADAGCMMLGVGLGAGAVPGAIDPGSAEALGLGAGRLAALMEEIEPMLADVGGVL, from the coding sequence ATGAGCACGATCACACGGCTCACCGTGGAGGAGGTCGCCGCGGCGGTGGCCGGCCTGCCGCCGATGCCGTCGAGCGTCGCGGAGGTCGTCGCCGCGTGCGACGACCCGGCGATGACGGTGGGCGCGCTCACCCAGGCGGTGCTGCGCGATCAGGGGCTCACCGCGGCCATCCTCAAGCTCGCCAACTCGTCCTTCTACGGCCACCGGCGCCGGGTCACCACCGCCAGCGAGGCGGTGGTGCTGCTCGGCTTCTCGGCGGTGAAGAGCCTCGCCGTCTCGAGCCACGGCTCGCGGGTGATGAGCGCGCCGCTGCCGGCCTACGGGCTGAGCCGCGGCGAGCTGTGGCGCCACTCGCTGGCCGTCGCCTTCGCCGCCCGCCGGCTGGCCGTCGAGGTGCAGCTCGCCCCGGTGGAGCAGGCGTTCGTGGCCGGGCTGCTGCACGACATCGGCAAGACCGTCCTGGCCGGCCACATGGAGCACGCCTTCGAGGAGGTCAGCCGCACCGCCGAGGAGCACGGGCTTCCCGTGCACGAGGTGGAGCGGCGCCTGCTGGGCTTCGACCACGCCGAGCTCGGCGCCCGGATCGGGGCCTCCTGGGGGTTCCCGCCCGAGCTGGAGGAGGCGATCCGCCACCACCACTCGCCCGGCCTGGCGCGCCTCGAGCCGCGCCTGTCGCACTGCGTCCACGTCGCCGACGCCGGCTGCATGATGCTCGGCGTCGGCCTGGGCGCGGGGGCGGTGCCGGGCGCGATCGACCCCGGCTCGGCGGAGGCGCTCGGCCTCGGCGCCGGGCGGCTCGCGGCGCTCATGGAGGAGATCGAGCCGATGCTGGCCGACGTGGGAGGCGTGCTCTGA
- a CDS encoding flagellar protein FlaG — translation MDVTAPPAVPEPTAEPAPRRSERAAPAEGADAPPARPMATGGEGRWEPRSTLKFVLTAADVDARFEIDEATNTVTVTMYDRQTGEVLREIPSRRVRDAVAAIAPSGLRVDAAS, via the coding sequence ATGGACGTCACCGCACCGCCGGCGGTCCCCGAGCCGACCGCCGAGCCGGCCCCGCGTCGCTCTGAGCGCGCGGCCCCCGCCGAGGGCGCCGACGCGCCGCCGGCCAGGCCGATGGCGACCGGCGGCGAGGGCCGCTGGGAGCCCCGCAGCACCCTCAAGTTCGTCCTCACGGCCGCCGATGTGGACGCCAGATTCGAGATCGACGAGGCGACCAACACGGTGACCGTGACGATGTACGACCGCCAGACGGGCGAGGTGCTGCGCGAGATCCCCTCGCGCCGGGTGCGCGACGCCGTCGCCGCCATCGCGCCCTCGGGTTTGCGCGTGGACGCCGCGTCGTGA
- the glgP gene encoding alpha-glucan family phosphorylase translates to MKVHEVDVHPALPERLAWLGEIARNVWSSWSPEARDLFARLDPEAWERLGQNPVALLRELPQERLDAAAADESFVAMVGRVARRLDAYLESPGWLVPANPDAEGMRVGYFSLEFGLDAGIPLYSGGLGVLAGDHLKSASDIGVPLVGVGLLYRSGYFRQTLGPDGGQRERYPDTDWADLPIADQAGPDGTPVVVEVRIGEETVRAALRRIQVGRVPLLLLDSDIEGNSPAARDITSVLYGGDRDLRIRQEILLGVGGVRALEQAGLAPTVFHMNEGHSALIALERIRSLTAERGLSLAEARERVVASTVFTTHTPVPAGNEIFDPALARAYLEPLAGEAGMSWDDLAALAAYPEEGDAAFGMTPLALRTSGFANGVAALHGDTSRRMWRGLWPELPLEEVPITSVTNGIHPFSWLSREMHELLDTYIGPSLREHPEDPRVWERADRIPAGELWRVHELRRERLVLFARERLQEQLARQGSRRVAARAAAEALRPDALTVCFARRFATYKRADLLFRDPERLAALLDDEDRPIQFIVAGKAHPMDGPGKDLLRSVVQESHRPRLRNRVVFLEDYDMHVARYLVQGADVWLNVPRRPLEASGTSGMKAAVNGALNLSVLDGWWAEGYSPDCGWAIGSGETYDDPEENDAVEAEALYTLLEREVIPAFFTRDPSDRPRDWTAMMTASIRRAGATFSTGRMVREYAERAYIPAHRSAVALAAGDGALTRRLADWRERLRAAWPEVAVRSSLQAGGVVPVGSELAVEVVATLGALSIDDVCVEVVAGHADGHGGIVPRRVVPAIHEGGAGGEHRFRALVPAAESGRLACAARVVPRRPDGGGAEPGFLVAWEH, encoded by the coding sequence ATGAAGGTCCACGAGGTCGACGTCCATCCGGCGCTCCCCGAGCGCCTGGCCTGGCTCGGGGAGATCGCCCGCAACGTGTGGTCCTCGTGGAGCCCCGAGGCGCGCGACCTGTTCGCGCGGCTCGACCCCGAGGCGTGGGAGCGCCTGGGCCAGAACCCGGTCGCGCTGCTGCGCGAGCTGCCGCAGGAGCGGCTCGACGCGGCGGCCGCCGACGAGAGCTTCGTCGCGATGGTGGGTCGCGTGGCGCGGCGCCTCGACGCCTACCTCGAGTCGCCGGGCTGGCTGGTGCCGGCCAACCCGGACGCGGAGGGCATGCGCGTCGGCTACTTCTCGCTGGAGTTCGGCCTCGACGCCGGCATCCCCCTCTACTCCGGCGGGCTCGGCGTGCTGGCTGGCGACCACCTCAAGTCGGCGTCCGACATCGGCGTGCCGCTGGTGGGCGTGGGCCTGCTCTACCGCAGCGGCTACTTCCGCCAGACGCTGGGGCCCGACGGCGGCCAGCGCGAGCGGTACCCCGACACCGACTGGGCCGACCTGCCGATCGCCGACCAGGCCGGGCCGGACGGGACCCCCGTGGTGGTGGAGGTGCGGATCGGCGAGGAGACCGTCCGCGCGGCCCTGCGGCGCATCCAGGTGGGCCGGGTGCCGCTGCTGCTGCTCGACTCGGACATCGAGGGCAACAGCCCCGCGGCGCGGGACATCACCAGCGTGCTCTACGGCGGCGACCGCGACCTGCGCATCCGCCAGGAGATCCTCCTCGGCGTGGGCGGCGTGCGCGCCCTCGAGCAGGCCGGGCTCGCGCCGACCGTCTTCCACATGAACGAGGGCCACTCCGCGCTGATCGCGCTGGAGCGCATCCGCTCCCTCACCGCCGAGCGCGGCCTGAGCCTGGCCGAGGCCCGCGAGCGGGTGGTCGCCTCGACGGTCTTCACCACCCACACGCCCGTGCCGGCGGGCAACGAGATCTTCGACCCGGCGCTCGCCCGCGCCTACCTGGAGCCGCTGGCCGGGGAGGCGGGGATGAGCTGGGACGACCTCGCCGCGCTGGCGGCCTACCCCGAGGAGGGCGACGCCGCCTTCGGGATGACGCCGCTGGCGCTGCGCACCTCCGGCTTCGCCAACGGGGTCGCGGCGCTGCACGGCGACACCTCGCGGCGCATGTGGCGCGGCCTGTGGCCCGAGCTGCCGCTCGAGGAGGTGCCGATCACCAGCGTGACGAACGGCATCCACCCCTTCAGCTGGCTCAGCCGCGAGATGCACGAGCTGCTCGACACCTACATCGGCCCGTCGCTGCGCGAGCACCCCGAGGACCCCCGGGTGTGGGAGCGGGCCGACCGCATCCCCGCGGGGGAGCTGTGGCGGGTGCACGAGCTGCGCCGGGAGCGGCTCGTGCTGTTCGCCCGCGAGCGCCTGCAGGAGCAGCTCGCGCGCCAGGGCTCGCGGCGGGTGGCCGCCCGCGCCGCCGCCGAGGCCCTGCGCCCCGACGCCCTCACGGTCTGCTTCGCCCGCCGCTTCGCGACCTACAAGCGCGCCGACCTGCTGTTCCGCGACCCCGAGCGCCTCGCCGCGCTGCTCGACGACGAGGACCGGCCGATCCAGTTCATCGTCGCCGGCAAGGCGCACCCGATGGACGGCCCCGGCAAGGACCTGCTGCGCAGCGTGGTGCAGGAGTCGCACCGGCCGCGGCTGCGCAACCGGGTGGTCTTCCTGGAGGACTACGACATGCACGTGGCGCGCTACCTCGTGCAGGGGGCCGACGTCTGGCTCAACGTGCCGCGCCGGCCGCTCGAGGCTTCGGGCACCAGCGGCATGAAGGCGGCGGTCAACGGCGCGCTCAACCTGTCAGTGCTCGACGGCTGGTGGGCCGAGGGCTACTCGCCCGACTGCGGCTGGGCGATCGGCAGCGGCGAGACCTACGACGACCCCGAGGAGAACGACGCGGTCGAGGCCGAGGCGCTCTACACGCTGCTGGAGCGCGAGGTGATCCCGGCCTTCTTCACCCGGGACCCCTCCGACCGGCCGCGCGACTGGACCGCCATGATGACCGCGTCGATCCGCCGCGCGGGCGCGACGTTCAGCACCGGGCGGATGGTGCGCGAGTACGCCGAGCGGGCCTACATCCCGGCCCACCGGTCGGCGGTCGCCCTGGCGGCCGGCGACGGCGCCCTCACGCGGCGGCTCGCCGACTGGCGCGAGCGCCTGCGGGCGGCCTGGCCGGAGGTGGCGGTGCGCTCCTCGCTGCAGGCCGGCGGCGTGGTGCCGGTCGGGTCCGAGCTCGCGGTGGAGGTCGTCGCGACGCTCGGCGCGCTGTCGATCGACGACGTCTGCGTGGAGGTGGTCGCCGGCCACGCCGACGGCCACGGCGGCATCGTGCCGCGCCGGGTGGTGCCCGCCATCCACGAGGGCGGCGCCGGCGGCGAGCACCGCTTCCGCGCCCTCGTGCCGGCCGCCGAGAGCGGCCGGCTGGCCTGCGCCGCGCGCGTCGTGCCGCGGCGCCCGGACGGCGGGGGCGCCGAGCCGGGCTTCCTGGTGGCCTGGGAGCACTGA
- the fliS gene encoding flagellar export chaperone FliS — protein MTPSPSPEQVLSASPEGLVLMLFEGALRFGAEAREAALRGDRGETARLTGRVRAIVEELDRGLDPAAGSIARHLGSIYEYVLRRLDPETVDARTLGEVIDDLGVLCDAWTALVAERAAEGETLAPALA, from the coding sequence ATGACCCCTTCACCGTCCCCTGAGCAGGTGCTGTCCGCGTCGCCGGAGGGCCTGGTGCTCATGCTCTTCGAGGGCGCCCTGCGCTTCGGCGCCGAGGCCCGCGAGGCCGCGCTGCGCGGCGACCGCGGCGAGACGGCCCGGCTCACCGGCCGCGTGCGCGCGATCGTGGAGGAGCTCGACCGGGGCCTCGACCCGGCGGCCGGCTCCATCGCCCGCCACCTCGGCTCCATCTACGAGTACGTGCTGCGCCGCCTCGACCCTGAGACGGTCGACGCCCGGACGCTCGGCGAGGTGATCGACGACCTCGGCGTGCTGTGCGATGCCTGGACCGCGCTGGTCGCCGAGCGGGCGGCCGAGGGGGAGACGCTCGCCCCGGCGCTGGCCTAG
- the fliF gene encoding flagellar basal-body MS-ring/collar protein FliF: MGALSRITGFWEGLTGPSRRLLIGAVLIFLVGVFLLTRLSGEASYSTLATAANARDAAAITTELEELGIPYKLGDGGTAVQVPSERLDSARLDLAASNVLEGGSGVGYEIFDKSGLGATDFTNRVNLVRAMEGELSRTIGRLDQVSSATVKIGMPEEQLFTDEQKPTTAAVVLDMRPGQELEPAQVKGVTRLVAMAVPGLETKQVTITDSQGNVLEGADDASGASAAAQRMELESNYERRVQSRLDGMLAAVLGPGKAVTQVRAQLNLDQVTTDSETFDEDSSTPLETQTDEETLNSTGGGAGGATGATPNTPGGTNYPAGAAAAGGETEYSKTSETTRNGVDRTRSQVVKTPGEVVKQTVSVQVSDEVPNAVVAGLEDTIASAVGFDAGRGDTISVQAVPFSEEGTAATSAAAAGEEAATAGEGGGLDLVGLAKTGAAGVGVLLLALFARRSLRRRQTDLEKTLPELLKAGPVPVSELSAGQPAGPTRQLEGQRKTEIEAEMEDLARRKPDDVAQLLRGWLLDSR, encoded by the coding sequence GTGGGAGCACTGTCACGCATCACCGGGTTCTGGGAGGGGCTGACCGGCCCCAGCCGGCGCCTGCTCATCGGCGCCGTCCTGATCTTCCTCGTCGGCGTGTTCCTGCTCACCCGCCTGTCGGGGGAGGCGTCGTACTCGACCCTCGCCACGGCGGCCAACGCGCGCGACGCCGCCGCCATCACCACCGAGCTCGAGGAGCTCGGCATCCCCTACAAGCTCGGCGACGGCGGCACGGCGGTCCAGGTGCCGTCGGAGCGGCTCGACAGCGCCCGCCTGGACCTGGCCGCCTCCAACGTGCTGGAGGGCGGCTCGGGGGTCGGCTACGAGATCTTCGACAAGTCCGGGCTCGGCGCCACCGACTTCACGAACCGGGTCAACCTCGTGCGGGCGATGGAGGGCGAGCTCTCGCGCACCATCGGCCGGCTCGACCAGGTGAGCTCGGCGACGGTGAAGATCGGCATGCCCGAGGAGCAGCTCTTCACCGACGAGCAGAAGCCGACGACCGCCGCGGTGGTGCTCGACATGCGGCCCGGCCAGGAGCTGGAGCCCGCCCAGGTGAAGGGGGTGACCAGGCTCGTCGCGATGGCCGTCCCGGGCCTGGAGACGAAGCAGGTCACGATCACCGACTCGCAGGGCAACGTGCTGGAGGGCGCCGACGACGCGAGCGGCGCGAGCGCGGCCGCCCAGCGCATGGAGCTCGAGTCGAACTACGAGCGCCGCGTGCAGAGCCGGCTCGACGGCATGCTCGCCGCCGTGCTCGGCCCGGGCAAGGCGGTCACCCAAGTGCGCGCCCAGCTGAACCTGGACCAGGTCACGACCGACTCCGAGACCTTCGACGAGGACAGCTCGACCCCGCTCGAGACGCAGACCGACGAGGAGACCCTCAACTCGACCGGCGGGGGCGCCGGCGGCGCCACGGGCGCCACGCCCAACACCCCCGGCGGCACCAACTACCCGGCCGGCGCGGCCGCCGCCGGCGGCGAGACGGAGTACTCGAAGACCTCCGAGACGACCCGCAACGGCGTGGACCGCACCCGCTCGCAGGTGGTCAAGACGCCCGGCGAGGTCGTGAAGCAGACCGTCTCCGTGCAGGTGAGCGACGAGGTGCCGAACGCGGTCGTCGCCGGGCTCGAGGACACGATCGCCTCGGCGGTCGGCTTCGACGCCGGGCGCGGCGACACGATCAGCGTGCAGGCCGTCCCGTTCTCCGAGGAGGGCACCGCGGCCACGTCGGCGGCGGCCGCCGGCGAGGAGGCCGCGACGGCCGGCGAGGGCGGCGGGCTCGATCTCGTCGGCCTGGCCAAGACCGGCGCGGCCGGCGTCGGCGTGCTGCTGCTCGCCCTCTTCGCCCGCCGCTCGCTGCGCCGCCGCCAGACGGACCTCGAGAAGACGCTCCCGGAGCTGCTGAAGGCCGGCCCCGTGCCGGTGTCGGAGCTCTCCGCCGGCCAGCCGGCCGGCCCGACGCGCCAGCTCGAGGGCCAGCGCAAGACCGAGATCGAGGCGGAGATGGAGGACCTCGCCCGCCGCAAGCCGGACGACGTCGCGCAGCTGCTGCGCGGCTGGCTCCTCGACAGCCGCTAG
- the fliD gene encoding flagellar filament capping protein FliD, whose translation MSTSASLSFSGLASGIDTAAIVDALMKLERMPIDRVKAQKTQLTAKQGVVQEINGLLGKLKDAAAKLSEPGALQGKTATAADPTVLSASAGAAAAKGVYNVQVTALAQAHTMASAPGVAFTAGRQLDITAGGATTSVAMEAGDTVQTFADRVNAADDPGVSASVVNGRLVLIARESGTAGAISVGGSAAADFGFTTTQAAQDATATINGVAVTSSGNTIQGAISGVDVVLAKEGTTTVTVGADPAGAEATVTAFVDAYNALIRNVRLATSYDAATKTAGTLQGDSSISSMGGQIRSIAGAAVAGLGGAYDSLAQIGITSARDGTMTLDGAKLRAALDADPAAVAAVLGREDAVAGVGAGDGIARQIRHFADTFSSQTLSERLTGFTASLKRMDDKIATLEDVMTVREQRLKQQFAAMETAVAQFQAQGGNLAAQLAGLSA comes from the coding sequence GTGAGCACCTCCGCCTCGCTGTCGTTCTCGGGGCTCGCCTCGGGCATCGACACCGCCGCGATCGTGGACGCGCTGATGAAGCTCGAGCGCATGCCGATCGACCGGGTCAAGGCCCAGAAGACCCAGCTCACCGCCAAGCAGGGCGTGGTCCAGGAGATCAACGGGCTGCTCGGCAAGCTGAAGGACGCCGCCGCCAAGCTCTCCGAGCCGGGCGCCCTGCAGGGCAAGACCGCGACCGCGGCCGACCCCACGGTGCTGTCGGCCTCCGCCGGCGCCGCCGCGGCGAAGGGCGTCTACAACGTCCAGGTCACGGCGCTCGCGCAGGCCCACACGATGGCCTCGGCGCCGGGCGTGGCCTTCACGGCCGGCCGCCAGCTCGACATCACCGCCGGCGGGGCCACGACCTCCGTGGCGATGGAGGCCGGGGACACCGTCCAGACGTTCGCCGACCGGGTCAACGCCGCCGATGACCCTGGCGTGAGCGCCAGCGTGGTCAACGGGCGCCTCGTGCTCATCGCCCGGGAGAGCGGCACCGCGGGCGCGATCTCGGTGGGCGGCAGCGCGGCCGCCGACTTCGGCTTCACGACCACCCAGGCGGCGCAGGACGCGACCGCGACGATCAACGGCGTGGCCGTCACCAGCTCAGGGAACACGATCCAGGGCGCCATCAGCGGCGTGGACGTGGTGCTGGCCAAGGAGGGCACCACCACCGTCACGGTGGGGGCCGACCCGGCCGGCGCCGAGGCGACGGTCACGGCGTTCGTCGACGCCTACAACGCCCTGATCCGCAACGTCCGCCTGGCGACGAGCTACGACGCGGCCACGAAGACCGCGGGCACGCTGCAGGGCGACTCGTCGATCAGCTCGATGGGCGGCCAGATCCGCTCGATCGCGGGCGCGGCGGTGGCCGGCCTCGGCGGCGCGTACGACTCGCTCGCCCAGATCGGCATCACCTCGGCCCGCGACGGCACGATGACGCTCGACGGGGCCAAGCTGCGCGCCGCCCTCGACGCCGACCCGGCGGCCGTCGCCGCCGTGCTCGGCCGCGAGGACGCGGTGGCCGGCGTCGGCGCCGGCGACGGCATCGCCCGCCAGATCCGGCACTTCGCCGACACCTTCTCGAGCCAGACGCTCTCGGAGCGCCTCACCGGGTTCACCGCCTCGCTCAAGCGGATGGACGACAAGATCGCGACGCTCGAGGACGTGATGACCGTGCGCGAGCAGCGGCTCAAGCAGCAGTTCGCGGCGATGGAGACCGCCGTCGCGCAGTTCCAGGCCCAGGGCGGCAACCTCGCGGCGCAGCTCGCGGGCCTCTCCGCCTGA
- the fliS gene encoding flagellar export chaperone FliS, giving the protein MLTELRQYQTHTAQTATPGQLVVMLYDGFLRFAAQARAALGRDDVGEAGVRLTKAQAIVTELRATLDMTQGEVAENLASLYGYVGERLTAARLDRDVAEIDEAVRHMAELRAAWAQIASSPKPQTQRRGPVLGVNLAG; this is encoded by the coding sequence TTGCTGACCGAACTCCGTCAGTACCAGACCCACACCGCCCAGACGGCGACCCCGGGACAGCTCGTGGTCATGCTCTACGACGGCTTCCTGCGCTTCGCCGCCCAGGCCAGGGCGGCCCTCGGCCGCGACGACGTCGGCGAGGCGGGGGTGCGGCTCACGAAGGCCCAGGCCATCGTGACCGAGCTGCGCGCCACCCTCGACATGACCCAGGGCGAGGTCGCGGAGAACCTGGCCAGCCTCTACGGCTACGTCGGCGAGCGCCTGACCGCCGCCCGGCTCGACCGGGACGTGGCCGAGATCGACGAGGCCGTGCGCCACATGGCCGAGCTGCGCGCCGCCTGGGCCCAGATCGCCTCCTCGCCGAAGCCCCAGACGCAGCGCCGCGGCCCCGTGCTCGGCGTCAACCTTGCTGGCTGA
- a CDS encoding flagellar hook-basal body complex protein FliE: protein MTPLPPIGAVPAMPFGPLGAGAASGLGAAAEARAPGGADAGFGDMLTKAVAGLNSQMVGSERLSEQAAVGKADTTEALVAVEQADLMFTTAVQVRNKLVEGWQELSRMQV from the coding sequence GTGACCCCGCTGCCGCCCATCGGGGCCGTGCCCGCGATGCCGTTCGGCCCGCTGGGCGCGGGCGCCGCGTCGGGGCTGGGCGCCGCCGCCGAGGCCCGCGCGCCGGGGGGCGCCGACGCCGGCTTCGGCGACATGCTCACGAAAGCGGTCGCGGGGCTCAACTCGCAGATGGTGGGTTCCGAGAGGCTCTCCGAGCAGGCGGCGGTGGGGAAGGCCGACACGACCGAGGCCCTCGTGGCCGTCGAGCAGGCCGACCTGATGTTCACCACCGCCGTGCAGGTCCGCAACAAGCTCGTCGAGGGCTGGCAGGAGCTCAGCCGGATGCAGGTCTAG
- the fliG gene encoding flagellar motor switch protein FliG yields the protein MSTATMNGRQKAAILLVSLGSEASASVFRHLRQDEIDELTLEIAGIGHINPELKQAVVEEFYETAVAQEYIAEGGVDYAREVLEKALGGDRADEVMNRLSSSIQVSPFEFLRRTDASQILNVIANEHPQTVALILAYLPADTAAQVVSALPEAQGADVAMRIAMMDRTAPEVIREIERVLERKLSNVINQDFTSAGGLRSLVDLLNQVDRGTERTILETLEEQNPELADEVRRMMFLFEDITVLDDRSIQQVLREVDAKELAVALKGTSSEVQEAIYRNMSERAAQNIKEDLEFMGPVRIKDVEEAQQRVVAVIRRLEEAGTIVIVRGGEDQLVA from the coding sequence ATGTCCACCGCGACCATGAACGGCCGCCAGAAGGCCGCGATCCTGCTCGTGAGCCTCGGCAGCGAGGCCTCCGCGTCGGTCTTCCGCCACCTCCGCCAGGACGAGATCGACGAGCTGACGCTGGAGATCGCCGGCATCGGGCACATCAACCCGGAGCTCAAGCAGGCCGTCGTCGAGGAGTTCTACGAGACGGCCGTCGCCCAGGAGTACATCGCCGAGGGCGGCGTCGACTACGCCCGCGAGGTGCTCGAGAAGGCCCTCGGCGGCGACCGCGCCGACGAGGTCATGAACCGCCTGTCGAGCTCCATCCAGGTGAGCCCGTTCGAGTTCCTGCGGCGCACCGACGCCTCGCAGATCCTCAACGTGATCGCCAACGAGCACCCCCAGACGGTGGCGCTGATCCTCGCCTACCTGCCCGCCGACACGGCGGCCCAGGTCGTGAGCGCGCTGCCCGAGGCGCAGGGGGCCGACGTGGCGATGCGGATCGCGATGATGGACCGCACCGCCCCCGAGGTGATCCGCGAGATCGAGCGCGTGCTCGAGCGCAAGCTGAGCAACGTCATCAACCAGGACTTCACCTCGGCCGGCGGCCTGCGCTCGCTGGTGGACCTGCTCAACCAGGTCGACCGCGGCACCGAGCGCACGATCCTCGAGACGCTGGAGGAGCAGAACCCCGAGCTCGCCGACGAGGTGCGCCGCATGATGTTCCTGTTCGAGGACATCACGGTGCTCGACGACCGCAGCATCCAGCAGGTGCTGCGCGAGGTGGACGCCAAGGAGCTCGCCGTCGCGCTCAAGGGCACGTCGTCCGAGGTGCAGGAGGCGATCTACCGCAACATGAGCGAGCGCGCCGCCCAGAACATCAAGGAGGACCTCGAGTTCATGGGCCCGGTCCGGATCAAGGACGTCGAGGAGGCCCAGCAGCGGGTCGTGGCGGTCATCCGCCGCCTCGAGGAGGCCGGCACGATCGTGATCGTGCGCGGCGGGGAGGACCAGCTTGTCGCGTAG
- the flgC gene encoding flagellar basal body rod protein FlgC: MSMFPALGISATGLTAERLRMDVIASNLANADSTNGVGDAYRRKVVSTAPASGERFTLPAGVGGAAGGAAAQGVAVTGITEDPTPLRRVYEPGHPEADADGYVTRPNVDAVTEMVDMVAATRAFQANVTAFEATKSMHRDALRIIQ; this comes from the coding sequence ATGAGCATGTTCCCCGCGCTGGGCATCAGCGCGACCGGCCTCACGGCCGAGCGCCTCCGCATGGACGTGATCGCCAGCAACCTGGCCAACGCCGACAGCACGAACGGCGTGGGCGACGCCTACCGGCGCAAGGTCGTGTCGACCGCCCCCGCCTCCGGCGAGCGGTTCACGCTGCCGGCGGGCGTCGGCGGGGCCGCGGGCGGGGCCGCCGCCCAGGGCGTGGCCGTCACCGGGATCACGGAGGACCCCACGCCGCTGCGGCGGGTCTACGAGCCCGGCCACCCCGAGGCGGACGCCGACGGCTACGTCACCCGGCCCAACGTGGACGCCGTCACCGAGATGGTGGACATGGTCGCCGCCACGCGCGCCTTCCAGGCCAACGTGACGGCCTTCGAGGCCACGAAGTCCATGCACCGCGACGCGCTGAGGATCATCCAGTGA
- a CDS encoding FliH/SctL family protein: MSRSPLRGAALAAAPVELRLRPPAPRPPTPGTPEEARAAAEREAGAIVAAARAEREAVLAAAREEGLAAGLEEARAELADALSALSALAGDLEAHRRRLEDDAAAEATVLAIEVASRIVRAEVHARPERVEEVLRGAIRRAADRSALVAMVHPADLSACRAAAPGILESMGGIARLDVVDDPRVGRGSCVLQTTGGDVDATFESQLARVLEGLTAPPDELLVEP, encoded by the coding sequence TTGTCGCGTAGCCCGCTGCGCGGCGCCGCGCTGGCCGCGGCGCCCGTCGAGCTGCGGCTGCGCCCGCCCGCGCCCCGCCCGCCAACCCCCGGCACGCCCGAGGAGGCCCGCGCGGCCGCCGAGCGGGAGGCCGGGGCCATCGTCGCGGCCGCCCGCGCCGAGCGCGAGGCGGTGCTCGCCGCGGCCCGCGAGGAGGGCCTCGCCGCCGGGCTGGAGGAGGCCCGGGCGGAGCTGGCGGACGCGCTCTCGGCGCTCTCGGCGCTGGCCGGCGACCTCGAGGCGCACCGCCGGCGGCTGGAGGACGACGCGGCCGCCGAGGCCACGGTGCTGGCGATCGAGGTGGCCTCGCGCATCGTGCGCGCCGAGGTGCACGCGCGGCCCGAGCGGGTGGAGGAGGTGCTGCGGGGCGCGATCCGCCGCGCGGCCGACCGCTCGGCGCTCGTGGCGATGGTGCACCCGGCCGACCTGTCGGCCTGCCGCGCCGCCGCGCCGGGGATCCTCGAGTCGATGGGCGGCATCGCGCGGCTCGACGTGGTCGACGACCCGCGCGTCGGCCGCGGCTCCTGCGTGCTGCAGACCACCGGCGGGGACGTCGACGCGACCTTCGAGAGCCAGCTCGCCCGCGTCCTGGAGGGGCTGACCGCCCCGCCCGACGAGCTGCTGGTCGAGCCGTGA